A genomic region of Oryza glaberrima chromosome 1, OglaRS2, whole genome shotgun sequence contains the following coding sequences:
- the LOC127755470 gene encoding uncharacterized protein LOC127755470 encodes MVSTMYKEAAATCGDGEHYSRLIRELCALLAAIISPSSSSSTAAAAAAARSPGMSPAAAATMLLGASVALMLCGSVTFAIGLLLMPWVAGVALLFGLSAAVSTLSSGVFGKAAAAASSPASHASSDNKPVLVVA; translated from the coding sequence ATGGTGTCCACGATGTACAAGGAGGCGGCCGCCACTTGCGGCGACGGGGAGCACTACTCGCGGCTGATCCGGGAGCTGtgcgcgctgctcgccgccatcatctccccctcctcctcctcctccaccgcggcggcggcggcggcggcgaggtctccGGGGAtgtcgcccgcggcggcggcgacgatgctgCTCGGCGCGTCGGTGGCGCTGATGCTGTGCGGGTCGGTGACGTTCGCGATCGGGCTCCTCCTCATGCCGTgggtcgccggcgtcgcgctGCTGTtcggcctctccgccgccgtctccacccTCTCCTCCGGCGTCTTCggcaaggccgccgccgccgcctcttctccggcgagccaCGCTTCTTCGGATAATAAGCCTGTATTAGTGGTAGCTTAG
- the LOC127767265 gene encoding uncharacterized protein LOC127767265: protein MAPPAASTDWGPIIVAVILFVVLSPGLLFQLPARARVVEFGNMATSAIAILVHAVIFFCLLTIFVVAIGVHVYAA, encoded by the coding sequence atggcgccgccggcggcgagcacggacTGGGGGCCGATCATCGTGGCGGTGATCCTGTTCGTGGTGCTGTCGCCGGGGCTGCTGTTCCAGctgccggcgagggcgagggtgGTGGAGTTCGGCAACATGGCAAccagcgccatcgccatcctcgTCCACGCCGTCATCTTCTTCTGCCTCCTCACCAtcttcgtcgtcgccatcggcgTCCACGTTTACGCCGCCTAA